One window of the Thermodesulfomicrobium sp. WS genome contains the following:
- a CDS encoding MucR family transcriptional regulator: protein MEDYLKQALEIVKAQASVRTMTEEEITSMLKKLTTSIRNVAVEAAPEEGELVEGMDPKKAIREKSITCMECGKTFKVLTKRHLATHGLSPKEYKEKWGYKKDTSLVAKSLARDRRKKMQDMRLWEKRGIAKASAE from the coding sequence ATGGAAGATTATCTCAAACAGGCTCTGGAAATCGTTAAAGCACAAGCCAGCGTGCGTACCATGACCGAAGAAGAAATCACCTCCATGCTCAAAAAATTGACCACGAGCATCCGTAACGTGGCCGTGGAAGCAGCTCCTGAAGAAGGAGAGCTGGTGGAGGGGATGGACCCCAAGAAGGCCATCCGCGAAAAGTCCATCACCTGCATGGAGTGCGGAAAGACCTTCAAGGTCCTCACCAAGCGCCATCTGGCCACCCATGGCCTGAGCCCCAAAGAATACAAAGAAAAATGGGGCTATAAGAAAGACACCTCCCTGGTGGCCAAGTCCCTGGCCCGCGACCGCCGCAAGAAGATGCAGGACATGCGGCTGTGGGAAAAGCGCGGCATCGCCAAGGCGTCTGCCGAGTAA